A single Henriciella sp. AS95 DNA region contains:
- the trmB gene encoding tRNA (guanosine(46)-N7)-methyltransferase TrmB codes for MQNPQHSPIRSFGRTGGRPLSARQQSLVDNLLPRLRVPADKEALKTPLQLFETAPQTLWLEIGFGGGEHVSAQAEANPDTGILASEVFVEGVAKCLSDIEEKKLTNVRLWDEDVRELVAMLPDACLDRVFILFPDPWPKKKHHKRRIIQPDFLDALARVLKPGAALRFATDVRSYADEALHRFLQHPAFIWQADRADDWRVPPADHFTTRYEVKKLGDIDPVFFEFNRDG; via the coding sequence ATGCAAAATCCCCAACACTCACCCATTCGCTCCTTCGGTCGCACGGGCGGTCGGCCCTTGTCAGCCAGACAGCAGAGTTTGGTTGATAATCTATTGCCCCGCCTGCGGGTCCCGGCCGACAAGGAGGCGCTGAAGACCCCGCTGCAGCTGTTCGAAACGGCGCCTCAGACGCTCTGGCTGGAGATCGGATTTGGCGGCGGTGAACATGTAAGCGCTCAGGCCGAAGCCAATCCGGACACTGGCATCCTGGCGAGCGAGGTGTTCGTGGAGGGCGTTGCGAAATGCCTGTCCGATATTGAGGAGAAGAAACTCACCAATGTGCGGCTCTGGGATGAGGATGTTCGCGAACTCGTCGCGATGTTGCCAGATGCCTGCCTCGACCGGGTGTTCATTCTCTTCCCTGATCCCTGGCCGAAGAAGAAGCATCACAAGCGGCGCATCATCCAGCCCGACTTTCTGGACGCACTGGCACGGGTCCTGAAGCCGGGGGCGGCGTTACGCTTTGCGACGGATGTTCGCTCTTACGCTGATGAGGCCCTGCACCGCTTCCTGCAGCATCCGGCGTTCATCTGGCAGGCGGATCGGGCCGATGACTGGCGCGTCCCGCCAGCCGATCATTTCACCACGCGATACGAGGTAAAGAAGCTCGGCGACATCGATCCGGTGTTTTTTGAATTTAACAGAGATGGTTAG
- a CDS encoding cold-shock protein → MATGKVKWFNDQKGYGFIKPDAGGSDIFVHISAVERSGMRTLAEDAAIEYELHTDERRGKTSAVDLKLL, encoded by the coding sequence ATGGCAACCGGAAAAGTAAAATGGTTCAACGACCAAAAAGGCTATGGCTTCATCAAGCCGGACGCCGGTGGTTCGGACATCTTCGTCCATATCTCTGCGGTTGAACGCTCGGGCATGCGCACCCTCGCCGAGGACGCCGCCATTGAATATGAGCTTCACACCGATGAGCGCCGCGGCAAGACCTCGGCTGTTGACCTGAAACTTCTCTAG
- the rimP gene encoding ribosome maturation factor RimP → MIALTQQEKTILAMIEPVADGLGMEIVRVRLMGGRRPLLQIMAEKKGGAPTNVEDCADLSHGISPVLEAADPISEAYRLEVSTPGIDRPLTREGDFGRWVGHLAKVELAMPINGRRRFQGVIQREDENGVAIELDDESELVAQVHEMSKASLVLTDELIDAAKASGGLPPQPDDENFSGLEVDETEDDDNNEEESGASR, encoded by the coding sequence TTGATCGCGCTTACGCAGCAGGAAAAAACCATTCTCGCCATGATTGAGCCCGTCGCTGACGGCCTCGGCATGGAGATTGTGCGTGTTCGCCTGATGGGCGGACGCCGCCCACTGCTGCAGATCATGGCCGAGAAAAAAGGTGGCGCACCGACCAATGTCGAAGATTGCGCAGACCTTTCGCACGGTATTTCCCCGGTGCTGGAAGCGGCTGATCCGATCAGTGAGGCGTACAGGCTTGAAGTGTCGACGCCAGGCATTGATCGCCCGCTCACCCGTGAGGGCGATTTCGGCCGCTGGGTCGGCCATCTCGCCAAGGTGGAGCTGGCCATGCCGATCAATGGTCGGCGGCGCTTTCAGGGTGTGATACAAAGAGAAGACGAAAATGGCGTGGCGATCGAGCTCGATGATGAGAGCGAACTGGTTGCCCAGGTCCATGAGATGTCCAAGGCCAGCCTCGTGCTCACAGATGAGCTGATCGATGCGGCCAAGGCGAGCGGCGGTCTTCCGCCCCAGCCGGATGATGAGAATTTCTCCGGTCTCGAAGTCGATGAGACCGAAGACGATGACAATAATGAAGAAGAAAGTGGAGCATCAAGATGA
- the nusA gene encoding transcription termination factor NusA — translation MSAVGVSANRLEILQIAKAVAEEKAIDKSIVIEAMQEAIEKAAKSRYGQEHDIRALIDGDTGEQTLWRIQTVVADDEVEDPAQQLALSEAKKIDDSYDIGTEIKEELPPFDFGRVAAQTAKQVIMQKVRDAERERQYEEYKDRVGEIINGIVKRVEYGHVIVDLGRAEGIIRRNDGIPRENFQPNDRVRAYLYKVSRETKGPQIFLSRAHPDFMVKLFAQEVPEVYDGVIEIRACARDAGSRAKIGVISNDSSIDPVGACVGMRGARVQAVVGELSGEKIDIIPWNYDAATFIVNALQPAEVSKVVLDEDEQRVEVVVADDQFPLAIGRRGQNVRLASQLTGWQIDLVTETADSERYQRDFQLRTELFMKALDADETLAQLLASEGFETVEEIAYVAPEDFITIDGFDLEVANEIQERAREYLEKLAAEQDARRKELGVDDAMMELDGMNVAFAVKFGENDVKSVEDVAGLVPDDITGWREPGPDGKPVFQEGILKKGEMRKDEAQLFIMRARVAAGWIEPEALAELEAQMAADAEGEAANLSEEERALAALGEIGKVTEEAEELAEEELIFDLDALAAEGEEPEDGDDADPKE, via the coding sequence ATGAGTGCAGTCGGCGTATCAGCCAACCGGCTCGAAATCCTGCAGATCGCCAAAGCGGTTGCTGAAGAAAAAGCAATCGACAAGTCGATCGTTATTGAAGCCATGCAGGAAGCCATCGAGAAAGCTGCCAAGTCCCGCTACGGCCAGGAGCACGACATCCGCGCCCTGATCGACGGCGATACGGGCGAACAGACCCTGTGGCGCATCCAGACCGTCGTTGCCGATGATGAAGTTGAAGATCCTGCCCAGCAGCTTGCGCTGTCTGAAGCCAAGAAGATCGACGACAGCTACGACATCGGAACCGAGATCAAGGAAGAGCTGCCACCGTTCGATTTCGGCCGCGTGGCCGCCCAGACGGCCAAGCAGGTCATCATGCAGAAGGTGCGTGATGCCGAACGCGAGCGCCAGTATGAAGAGTACAAGGACCGCGTCGGCGAGATCATCAACGGCATCGTCAAGCGCGTCGAATATGGCCACGTCATCGTGGACCTGGGCCGCGCCGAAGGCATTATCCGCCGCAATGACGGCATTCCGCGCGAGAACTTCCAGCCGAATGACCGCGTGCGCGCCTATCTCTACAAGGTCTCCCGCGAGACGAAGGGTCCGCAAATCTTCCTGTCGCGTGCGCATCCTGACTTCATGGTCAAGCTGTTCGCCCAGGAAGTGCCGGAAGTGTATGACGGCGTCATCGAAATCCGTGCCTGTGCCCGTGATGCAGGTTCGCGCGCCAAGATCGGCGTGATCTCGAATGACAGCTCGATCGATCCGGTCGGCGCCTGTGTCGGTATGCGCGGTGCGCGTGTACAGGCCGTTGTCGGCGAACTGTCGGGCGAAAAGATCGACATCATTCCATGGAATTATGACGCGGCGACCTTCATCGTGAACGCGCTGCAGCCGGCCGAAGTGTCGAAAGTGGTGCTCGACGAGGATGAGCAACGCGTCGAAGTCGTTGTCGCTGACGATCAGTTCCCGCTGGCCATTGGCCGGCGCGGTCAGAATGTGCGTCTCGCGTCCCAGCTGACCGGCTGGCAGATCGATCTCGTCACCGAGACCGCCGATTCCGAGCGTTATCAGCGTGACTTCCAGCTGCGCACCGAGCTCTTCATGAAGGCGCTCGACGCCGATGAAACGCTGGCCCAGCTGCTGGCCTCTGAAGGCTTCGAGACGGTCGAAGAGATCGCCTATGTCGCGCCAGAGGACTTCATCACCATTGATGGCTTTGACCTTGAGGTCGCAAACGAGATCCAGGAACGCGCCCGCGAATATCTGGAGAAACTCGCCGCCGAGCAGGATGCGCGCCGTAAGGAGCTTGGCGTCGACGATGCCATGATGGAGCTCGACGGCATGAACGTCGCCTTCGCCGTGAAGTTCGGCGAGAATGATGTGAAGTCCGTTGAGGACGTTGCTGGCCTGGTGCCGGACGACATCACTGGCTGGCGTGAGCCTGGCCCGGACGGCAAGCCTGTCTTCCAGGAAGGTATCCTGAAGAAAGGCGAGATGCGTAAGGATGAAGCTCAGCTCTTCATCATGCGCGCCCGCGTTGCTGCTGGCTGGATCGAGCCGGAAGCGCTTGCAGAACTCGAAGCGCAGATGGCCGCCGATGCCGAGGGTGAAGCAGCGAACCTGTCTGAAGAAGAACGGGCGCTGGCAGCGCTTGGTGAAATCGGCAAGGTGACCGAAGAAGCCGAAGAGCTTGCCGAAGAAGAGCTGATCTTCGACCTCGACGCGCTTGCTGCCGAGGGTGAAGAGCCAGAGGACGGCGATGATGCCGATCCAAAAGAATGA
- a CDS encoding RNA-binding protein, with protein sequence MMPIQKNEPRRRLKASKKKDTGGPVRQCAVTRESLPQEELIRFVRSPDGVAVPDVSAKLPGRGAWLEADRAVVQKAIKTDALSRAFKAKTPMAEGVLELIEAQLVQRCVGQLGMARKAGAVVLGFDQVRAYLRKDAPGYLLEASDGSEDGRNKVHFLAKAMYDSPKVAGALTSAELGMAFGRERVIHALLQEGSLSDSFETAYRRLTGFRAAPEIDWFSGRDR encoded by the coding sequence ATGATGCCGATCCAAAAGAATGAGCCCCGACGGCGCCTGAAGGCGTCCAAGAAAAAGGACACTGGCGGGCCCGTCCGCCAGTGTGCCGTCACTCGTGAAAGCCTCCCGCAGGAAGAGCTGATCCGTTTTGTCCGCTCGCCGGATGGCGTGGCCGTTCCCGATGTGTCGGCCAAGCTGCCGGGTCGTGGGGCGTGGCTGGAGGCTGATCGCGCTGTCGTGCAAAAGGCCATCAAGACGGACGCCCTGTCCCGGGCCTTCAAAGCCAAAACACCAATGGCTGAGGGCGTTCTGGAGCTGATCGAGGCGCAACTTGTACAGCGTTGCGTGGGTCAGTTGGGCATGGCGCGAAAAGCAGGTGCAGTCGTTCTTGGATTTGACCAGGTTCGTGCCTATTTAAGAAAAGATGCGCCTGGCTATCTTCTGGAAGCAAGCGATGGCAGTGAAGATGGCCGTAACAAGGTTCATTTTCTCGCCAAGGCGATGTATGACAGCCCCAAAGTAGCGGGTGCACTAACATCTGCTGAATTGGGCATGGCCTTCGGTAGGGAGCGTGTGATACACGCCCTGCTGCAGGAAGGCTCGCTGTCGGACTCGTTCGAGACCGCCTATAGGCGACTGACCGGGTTCAGGGCGGCACCGGAAATTGACTGGTTCTCTGGTCGGGATCGGTAA
- the infB gene encoding translation initiation factor IF-2: MSDTKDKGNTGGRKPLTVSRGSSGTVKQSFSHGRSKQVIVQTKKRKVVGPGSGQSGGGSKPAAKSPASSGNQPSKLAEAARKLGITEEELVARQKVLLQRREAEAKQKAEKERQEAARERLLSEQERKVQEDKEREEAEARRKAEEEERKAREEAEAKKKKAEPRAPRDDRSASTPAAQPDIPLPEQTQGRSKKSRKGGGDRDFNDGSSSRGRGNDSKRRRGKLTIASALGDDGDRQRSLASVRRARERERERRQSGDEQQEKVSREVTLPETITLQDLAQRMNERVADVVKYMMRQGEMMRANDIVDADTAELIAEEFGHTVKRVSESDVEIGLEGTDDDEKDLKPRAPIVTVMGHVDHGKTSLLDALRETDVVAGEAGGITQHIGAYQVQVKSGDKITFLDTPGHAAFSAMRARGANVTDIVILVVAADDGVMPQTIEAIKHAKAAEAPIIVAVNKCDKPDAQPDNVLTELLQHDIQVEAMGGDVQAIKVSALEKTGLDELNEAISLQAEILELKANPNREADGIVVEAQLDKGRGPVATVLVNRGTLKRGEIVVAGKQWGKVRALINERGQQLKEAGPAVPAEVLGLDGAPEPGDMFNVVDSEARAREITEYRQRMERQKQGVASSRASLESLMNNLKDGVEASELPIVVKGDVQGSVEAITHSLEKISTEEVRANVIYGAAGGISESDILLAKSSGAPVFAFNVRANKQARELAEKEGVEIRYYSVIYNLIDDVKDTLSGMLAPEKRENFIGYADILEVFNITKAGKVAGCKVTEGVVKRGCGVRLLRDDVVIHEGKLKTLKRFKDEVAEVTSGMECGMAFEKYEDIREGDKIECFEVEMIERQLD, from the coding sequence ATGAGCGATACGAAAGACAAAGGCAATACAGGTGGACGCAAGCCACTGACCGTTTCCCGCGGATCAAGCGGCACGGTCAAGCAGAGCTTCAGCCATGGCCGCTCGAAGCAGGTCATCGTCCAAACGAAGAAGCGCAAGGTCGTGGGTCCTGGTTCCGGTCAATCCGGCGGCGGATCGAAGCCTGCTGCGAAGTCGCCTGCGTCCTCTGGTAATCAGCCGTCCAAACTCGCTGAAGCCGCCCGCAAGCTCGGGATCACGGAAGAAGAACTCGTTGCGCGCCAGAAAGTGCTGCTGCAACGCCGCGAGGCTGAAGCCAAACAGAAAGCTGAGAAAGAACGCCAGGAAGCGGCTCGTGAGCGCCTCTTGTCCGAACAGGAACGCAAGGTCCAGGAAGACAAGGAACGCGAAGAGGCTGAAGCTCGCCGCAAGGCTGAGGAAGAAGAGCGCAAGGCCCGCGAAGAAGCTGAAGCCAAGAAGAAAAAGGCTGAGCCGCGCGCACCACGCGATGATCGCAGCGCAAGTACTCCTGCAGCTCAACCCGACATCCCACTGCCGGAGCAGACGCAGGGCCGTAGCAAGAAATCCCGCAAAGGCGGCGGTGATCGTGACTTTAACGATGGCAGCTCGTCTCGCGGACGCGGAAACGACTCCAAGCGTCGTCGCGGTAAACTGACCATCGCCAGCGCGCTTGGCGATGATGGCGATCGCCAGCGGTCCCTCGCTTCTGTGCGCCGCGCTCGTGAACGCGAACGCGAACGCCGCCAGTCAGGTGATGAGCAGCAGGAAAAAGTCTCCCGCGAGGTGACCCTGCCTGAGACGATCACCCTTCAGGATCTTGCCCAGCGCATGAATGAACGCGTCGCTGACGTCGTGAAATACATGATGCGCCAAGGCGAGATGATGCGGGCCAACGATATCGTCGATGCCGACACCGCCGAACTCATCGCCGAGGAATTCGGCCACACGGTGAAGCGTGTGTCCGAATCCGACGTCGAGATTGGCCTTGAAGGCACCGATGACGATGAAAAAGACCTGAAGCCGCGCGCACCGATCGTGACGGTCATGGGCCATGTCGACCACGGCAAGACCTCACTGCTCGACGCCCTGCGCGAGACCGATGTGGTGGCTGGCGAAGCCGGCGGCATCACGCAGCATATCGGCGCCTATCAGGTTCAGGTGAAATCTGGCGACAAGATCACCTTCCTCGACACGCCCGGCCACGCGGCTTTCTCTGCCATGCGGGCCCGCGGCGCCAACGTCACCGACATTGTGATCCTGGTGGTCGCAGCCGATGACGGTGTCATGCCGCAGACGATCGAAGCGATCAAACACGCCAAAGCGGCAGAAGCGCCGATCATCGTGGCGGTCAACAAGTGTGACAAGCCTGACGCGCAACCGGACAACGTCCTCACCGAACTGCTCCAGCACGACATCCAGGTCGAAGCCATGGGCGGCGACGTGCAGGCGATCAAAGTCTCTGCGCTTGAGAAGACCGGTCTTGATGAACTCAATGAAGCCATTTCGCTGCAAGCGGAAATTCTTGAGCTCAAGGCAAACCCGAACCGCGAAGCCGACGGCATTGTCGTCGAGGCCCAGCTCGACAAGGGCCGCGGCCCGGTCGCAACTGTGCTGGTCAATCGCGGCACGCTGAAGCGCGGCGAGATCGTCGTGGCCGGCAAGCAGTGGGGCAAGGTGCGCGCGCTCATCAACGAACGTGGCCAGCAGCTGAAAGAAGCCGGACCGGCTGTTCCAGCTGAAGTCCTCGGTCTTGATGGTGCTCCTGAGCCAGGTGACATGTTCAATGTCGTCGATTCCGAAGCCCGCGCCCGCGAGATCACCGAGTATCGTCAGCGCATGGAGCGCCAGAAGCAGGGCGTTGCCTCGTCCCGTGCATCGCTCGAATCGCTGATGAACAACCTCAAGGACGGCGTCGAAGCCTCCGAACTGCCAATCGTCGTCAAAGGCGATGTGCAGGGTTCGGTCGAGGCGATCACGCATTCCCTGGAGAAGATCTCGACCGAAGAGGTTCGTGCCAACGTGATCTACGGTGCCGCTGGCGGTATCTCCGAAAGCGACATCCTGCTCGCGAAATCATCCGGTGCGCCGGTCTTCGCGTTCAACGTCCGCGCCAACAAGCAGGCCCGCGAACTGGCCGAGAAGGAAGGCGTGGAGATCCGCTACTATTCGGTGATCTACAATCTGATCGACGATGTGAAAGACACGCTGTCAGGCATGCTGGCACCAGAGAAGCGCGAGAACTTCATTGGTTACGCCGACATTCTGGAAGTCTTCAACATCACCAAGGCTGGCAAGGTTGCCGGTTGTAAGGTGACCGAAGGCGTCGTGAAACGCGGCTGCGGTGTCCGTCTGCTGCGCGACGATGTCGTCATTCACGAAGGCAAGCTGAAAACGCTGAAGCGCTTCAAGGACGAAGTTGCAGAAGTCACGTCCGGCATGGAATGCGGCATGGCGTTCGAGAAGTACGAAGATATTCGCGAAGGCGACAAGATCGAGTGCTTCGAAGTCGAGATGATCGAGCGCCAGCTGGACTAG
- a CDS encoding YcxB family protein yields the protein MPVSQLEFPDMPTGASPITVTKISGMLREKDVKRLVSKTRSANIGPTALYYAGVTAPVISSGVALTVRTMIDSSGMTTYWIWLISSFIAAMSGICWYLIFMRWSYRHHDGRASEVDTETAIDLMPEGIHIRRGEVETRIGWRAVESVKQTRRDTLITFYGAGPLLIPNRWFGKDKAAAQAFREQLQEGLTHGTQLKRRP from the coding sequence ATGCCTGTCAGCCAGCTTGAATTCCCCGACATGCCCACCGGGGCATCACCGATCACCGTCACGAAGATCAGCGGCATGCTCCGCGAGAAGGACGTAAAGCGCCTCGTCTCCAAGACCCGCAGCGCCAATATCGGGCCGACGGCGCTTTACTATGCTGGCGTGACCGCGCCGGTGATCTCATCCGGCGTCGCCCTCACGGTCAGAACCATGATCGACAGCTCCGGCATGACCACTTACTGGATCTGGCTGATCTCCTCTTTCATCGCCGCCATGTCCGGGATTTGCTGGTATTTGATCTTCATGCGCTGGTCCTACCGCCACCATGATGGCCGCGCGTCCGAAGTTGATACAGAAACAGCCATTGACCTGATGCCCGAGGGTATCCACATCCGACGAGGAGAGGTCGAAACCCGGATCGGATGGCGTGCGGTCGAGTCTGTAAAGCAGACGCGACGTGACACACTCATCACATTCTACGGGGCCGGCCCGCTACTGATCCCGAACCGCTGGTTCGGCAAGGACAAGGCTGCTGCCCAAGCCTTCAGGGAGCAGCTTCAGGAAGGACTGACACATGGCACGCAACTCAAAAGGAGGCCGTAA
- the rbfA gene encoding 30S ribosome-binding factor RbfA yields MARNSKGGRNASSNEPSQRQLRAGELVRHALTDIFIREEFRDPALHGVNITIGEVRTSPDLKHAHVFCSPLGVTEPAAQDDLAKALNRASAFIRGKLGKNIEMKFTPQLHFIADHSYDDGAYMDSIFNRPEVRRDLD; encoded by the coding sequence ATGGCACGCAACTCAAAAGGAGGCCGTAACGCCTCATCGAACGAGCCCTCCCAGCGCCAGCTGCGCGCCGGCGAACTCGTCCGCCATGCCCTGACTGATATTTTCATACGCGAGGAGTTTCGCGACCCGGCCCTGCACGGCGTCAATATTACGATTGGCGAAGTGCGGACATCTCCGGACCTCAAGCATGCGCATGTCTTCTGCTCACCGCTTGGCGTGACCGAACCGGCCGCTCAGGACGACCTGGCAAAAGCGCTCAATCGCGCCTCGGCCTTCATCCGTGGCAAACTTGGCAAGAATATCGAGATGAAGTTCACGCCGCAGCTGCATTTCATTGCCGATCATTCCTATGACGATGGCGCGTACATGGATTCGATCTTCAACAGGCCGGAAGTCCGGCGCGACCTCGACTGA
- a CDS encoding helix-turn-helix domain-containing protein produces the protein MMQMTYRRPGTGVRDLVGSYYCAVVPQAVEDVMRAEIANVRFVLEGTAYTGISGDEQACPAGSVLLCGPTQRWSSIRFDPGTRIFGAAITPTGWARIFDVPAYDLSDQFCALSTHIPAGHEAKIEAVLTAEDHDARSDAADTLFAALDNPGRKINTAFLDAVAVWLTDPEPNELEDLLATLDLSPRQIERLTKQYFGSSPKKLHRKFRALHAANRLAWDEARSWQEAATTAYFDQSHFIREFKEFNGRTPREFIQGAHLLVRQTLHERRQIEHHSPYSLVG, from the coding sequence ATGATGCAGATGACCTATCGACGACCGGGAACGGGTGTCCGTGACCTTGTCGGCAGCTATTACTGCGCGGTTGTCCCGCAAGCCGTTGAAGATGTCATGCGGGCCGAAATTGCAAATGTTCGATTTGTCCTGGAAGGCACGGCCTATACGGGCATCAGCGGAGACGAACAGGCTTGTCCAGCCGGCTCGGTTCTTCTGTGCGGGCCCACACAGAGATGGAGTTCGATCCGGTTCGACCCGGGCACCCGCATTTTTGGCGCCGCCATCACGCCAACGGGCTGGGCCCGCATATTCGACGTGCCGGCCTATGATCTCTCTGACCAGTTTTGCGCGCTGAGTACTCACATACCTGCCGGTCACGAGGCGAAAATTGAAGCCGTGCTCACTGCCGAAGACCATGATGCACGCTCCGATGCTGCCGACACGCTCTTCGCAGCGCTGGACAATCCCGGGCGCAAGATCAACACCGCTTTCCTCGATGCCGTCGCGGTCTGGCTGACCGACCCGGAGCCGAATGAACTTGAAGATCTATTAGCAACACTGGACCTGTCACCGCGCCAGATCGAACGCCTGACCAAACAGTATTTTGGAAGCTCTCCCAAGAAACTTCACCGCAAATTCAGGGCCCTCCATGCGGCCAACCGTCTGGCCTGGGACGAGGCGAGAAGCTGGCAGGAGGCCGCGACGACCGCCTATTTTGACCAGTCGCACTTCATCCGGGAATTCAAGGAATTCAACGGCCGTACACCGCGCGAGTTCATCCAGGGCGCGCATCTGCTCGTGAGACAGACGCTGCATGAACGCCGCCAGATAGAGCACCATTCGCCTTATAGCCTGGTTGGGTAA
- a CDS encoding mechanosensitive ion channel domain-containing protein, with translation MVHTLRHLLFALLLAALAAPAIAQEEPVSEPSEPIAAERTISDSAIAARLSDIFSEIRGLEDIVIEVNAGVVSLSGTVSQQGDGVRAVAIASRLEGVVTVEDAVERSLAVETSLSPAIANLENSLRRGWEALPLIGLALAVFIIIWIVGHLLASWKFLWKRLAPNPFLVEIIAQAIRFIALIVGLVVALNLVGATALMGAILGGAGVIGLAIGFAVRDTVENYISSIMLSLRQPFRANDHVLINEHEGKVVRLTSRATILMTLDGNHLRIPNSTVFKAIILNYTRNPERRFEFELGVDANDDPVAAMACGFAAMGALDFILREPKPDAHIKAVGDSNIVIRFMGWLNQSEAEFHKARSLAIRATKDALEEDGFTLPEPIYRLRFDGNVPALLTEAASDASAKPSAQPAPTRIPSASDVEAEAQLLDVRPDDHITEKVDEERAATGEEDLLDNERPVE, from the coding sequence ATGGTCCACACGCTTAGACATCTGCTATTCGCGCTCCTGCTCGCCGCTCTGGCGGCGCCCGCCATTGCGCAGGAAGAACCGGTCAGCGAACCGAGCGAGCCTATCGCCGCCGAACGGACCATTTCAGATAGCGCCATCGCCGCGCGCCTGTCTGATATTTTCTCCGAAATTCGCGGGCTCGAAGACATCGTCATTGAGGTCAATGCCGGCGTGGTTTCGCTATCCGGCACTGTCAGCCAGCAAGGCGACGGCGTCCGCGCCGTCGCGATCGCGTCGCGCCTTGAAGGCGTCGTCACGGTTGAAGATGCGGTTGAGCGCAGTCTTGCGGTGGAAACCTCCCTGTCGCCCGCCATCGCCAATCTGGAGAATAGTTTGCGCCGCGGCTGGGAAGCCCTGCCGCTGATCGGGCTGGCCCTGGCTGTCTTCATCATCATCTGGATTGTCGGGCATTTGCTCGCCAGCTGGAAATTCCTCTGGAAGCGGCTCGCGCCAAATCCTTTCCTGGTCGAAATTATCGCTCAGGCGATCCGCTTCATTGCGCTGATTGTCGGCCTGGTCGTCGCGCTGAATCTTGTCGGCGCAACAGCATTGATGGGGGCGATCCTCGGCGGCGCCGGTGTCATCGGCCTCGCGATCGGCTTTGCCGTACGTGACACGGTCGAGAACTATATCTCCTCAATCATGCTGTCGCTGCGCCAGCCATTCCGCGCCAATGACCACGTCCTGATCAATGAGCATGAGGGCAAGGTGGTTCGCCTCACCTCACGCGCCACGATCCTGATGACGCTGGACGGCAATCATCTGCGGATTCCCAATTCCACGGTCTTCAAAGCCATCATCCTCAACTATACGCGCAACCCTGAGCGCCGCTTCGAGTTCGAACTGGGTGTTGACGCCAATGACGATCCCGTCGCCGCCATGGCATGTGGATTTGCAGCGATGGGCGCGCTTGATTTCATCCTTCGCGAGCCGAAACCGGACGCTCATATCAAGGCGGTCGGCGACAGCAATATCGTCATTCGGTTCATGGGCTGGCTCAACCAGTCCGAAGCGGAGTTCCACAAGGCGCGCAGTCTCGCCATCCGGGCCACGAAAGACGCCCTGGAGGAAGACGGCTTCACCCTGCCTGAGCCGATTTATCGCTTGCGCTTCGATGGCAATGTCCCGGCGCTGCTGACAGAGGCGGCCTCAGACGCATCCGCGAAGCCTTCAGCGCAGCCAGCGCCGACGCGTATCCCATCTGCCAGCGACGTGGAGGCCGAAGCCCAGCTCCTGGATGTACGCCCAGACGACCACATCACTGAAAAGGTAGACGAGGAACGCGCCGCCACGGGCGAGGAAGACCTTCTCGATAATGAGCGGCCGGTGGAGTAG
- a CDS encoding manganese efflux pump MntP family protein yields MAGLLTLFLLALGLSVDAFAAALGKGAGDKQSGLLAALKTGAVFGAMEALMPLIGYAVGIAVADQVASVDHWIAFVLLSAVGLHMIWEVIRGEVQHSPEAAVETVAPDMSGKGPKWIRLVLAAFATSIDALVVGVSLAMMSVNIIQAAIIIGGVTTVMATIGVLIGRKAGEWLGSWAEALGGIVLVGIGALILYQHLTGAA; encoded by the coding sequence ATGGCAGGTCTTCTTACACTTTTCTTGCTCGCGCTCGGCCTTTCGGTAGACGCGTTTGCGGCCGCGCTCGGAAAAGGCGCCGGCGACAAGCAGAGCGGTCTCCTCGCGGCGCTGAAGACCGGCGCGGTGTTCGGCGCGATGGAAGCGCTGATGCCACTGATCGGTTATGCGGTCGGGATCGCTGTGGCCGACCAGGTCGCCAGCGTTGATCACTGGATCGCCTTCGTCCTGCTGTCCGCCGTTGGCCTGCACATGATCTGGGAAGTGATCCGTGGAGAGGTGCAGCACAGCCCTGAAGCCGCTGTTGAAACCGTTGCGCCGGACATGTCGGGCAAGGGCCCGAAATGGATCCGGCTGGTGCTCGCCGCCTTCGCGACCAGTATCGACGCGCTGGTGGTCGGCGTCAGCCTTGCCATGATGAGCGTGAACATCATCCAGGCGGCCATCATCATCGGCGGGGTCACCACCGTAATGGCAACGATTGGCGTGCTCATCGGACGCAAGGCCGGCGAATGGCTGGGCAGCTGGGCGGAGGCCCTGGGCGGGATCGTTCTCGTCGGTATCGGCGCACTGATCCTGTATCAGCACCTGACCGGCGCGGCCTGA